A window from Fibrobacter sp. UWB11 encodes these proteins:
- a CDS encoding pseudouridine synthase — translation MRINKYISLSGFASRRAADELVADGRVQVNGETISDLGHQVDETKDQVTVDGKLLKLPTNKKTKVIMLHKPAGCVCTKDDPQGRRTVYDYLPPGYHNFKYVGRLDLQSRGLLLFTDDGELLYRLTHPSFEVPRSYYVWTTRPLSESAAQRLVDGVDIRDPEDPDAQEEIAFATDVYLENGFAELVLIEGKNREIRRMMRAIGYEIRDLKRVSYCQIQLGDLPAGEFRELTPNELNKLRQAVHL, via the coding sequence ATGCGTATAAACAAGTACATTTCTCTCAGTGGTTTTGCTAGCCGTCGCGCGGCCGATGAACTCGTCGCTGACGGTCGCGTACAGGTGAACGGAGAAACGATCTCTGACCTCGGCCATCAAGTGGACGAAACCAAGGACCAGGTGACGGTTGACGGAAAGTTGCTGAAGCTCCCGACAAACAAGAAAACAAAAGTCATCATGCTCCACAAGCCGGCTGGTTGCGTCTGCACCAAGGACGACCCGCAGGGCCGCCGCACGGTTTACGATTACTTGCCGCCGGGATACCATAATTTCAAGTACGTTGGACGACTCGACTTGCAGAGCCGCGGTCTCTTGCTTTTCACCGACGACGGCGAATTGCTTTACCGCCTCACGCACCCGAGTTTTGAAGTGCCGCGCAGCTACTACGTGTGGACCACTCGCCCGCTCAGCGAATCTGCCGCCCAGCGCTTGGTCGATGGCGTGGACATCCGCGACCCGGAAGATCCGGATGCCCAGGAAGAAATCGCTTTCGCCACAGACGTCTACCTCGAAAACGGATTTGCAGAACTTGTGCTTATCGAAGGCAAGAACCGTGAAATCCGCCGCATGATGCGTGCCATCGGTTACGAAATCCGCGACCTCAAGCGCGTAAGCTACTGCCAAATTCAGCTCGGCGACTTGCCCGCAGGCGAATTCCGCGAACTCACGCCCAACGAATTGAACAAATTGCGTCAGGCCGTGCATTTGTAG
- a CDS encoding phosphatase, protein MENKLQATIDIGSHSCILLIAAFEDAPAAAPAESANLEKVETPAEAPANSETPAASSEAPVATRKILVPKLQKVEVCRLGEDIYEHGKITPERIQELVQIMTKFRMDLHALGADLKAVAMTEAMRKATNPDEVIEAVEKAVWVKPRVITGEEEGKLTYRSVKEWHGEGFVTIDIGGGSTELSNGETTFSIPIGALKMFKAMGPIPGPEYKKFIKETFKDLSFKGMTKKPVYLIGGTGTALAMVFLNSQAFDYKAIEGLELSLSDLEAVTTRITNLSKELRAMLPGLGNGRHEVIICGLFWLRSLLEKLRVETFKISTAGLRFGLLYPPEKEPEPKPKKRPAFLKS, encoded by the coding sequence GTGGAAAATAAACTCCAGGCAACAATCGACATCGGGAGTCACAGCTGCATTTTGCTAATCGCAGCGTTCGAAGACGCACCTGCCGCTGCTCCCGCTGAATCTGCGAATCTCGAAAAAGTCGAGACGCCAGCAGAGGCGCCCGCAAATTCCGAGACTCCCGCCGCATCAAGCGAAGCGCCAGTAGCCACACGCAAGATTCTCGTTCCGAAACTGCAAAAGGTCGAAGTCTGCCGCCTTGGCGAAGACATCTACGAGCACGGAAAAATCACGCCGGAACGCATCCAGGAACTTGTGCAGATTATGACCAAGTTCCGCATGGACTTGCACGCCCTCGGTGCAGACCTTAAAGCCGTCGCCATGACCGAAGCCATGCGCAAGGCCACAAATCCGGACGAAGTGATTGAAGCTGTTGAAAAAGCAGTGTGGGTCAAGCCGCGCGTCATCACCGGCGAAGAAGAAGGCAAGCTCACCTACCGTTCCGTAAAAGAATGGCATGGCGAAGGCTTTGTCACGATTGACATCGGTGGCGGTTCCACGGAACTCAGCAATGGCGAAACGACATTCTCGATTCCTATTGGCGCCCTCAAGATGTTCAAGGCCATGGGTCCGATTCCCGGCCCGGAATACAAGAAGTTTATCAAGGAAACGTTCAAGGATTTGTCTTTCAAGGGCATGACCAAGAAGCCTGTCTACCTTATCGGTGGAACAGGTACTGCACTTGCCATGGTGTTCTTGAACAGCCAGGCATTTGACTACAAAGCAATCGAAGGGCTTGAATTGAGTCTTTCGGACCTCGAAGCAGTCACCACAAGAATTACAAACCTCTCGAAGGAACTCCGCGCAATGCTTCCGGGACTTGGAAACGGTCGCCACGAAGTCATCATCTGTGGACTTTTCTGGTTGCGTTCGCTCCTCGAGAAACTCCGCGTCGAAACGTTCAAGATCAGTACGGCAGGACTCCGCTTTGGTCTCCTCTACCCGCCAGAAAAAGAACCGGAACCCAAGCCAAAGAAGCGCCCGGCATTTTTGAAAAGTTAG
- a CDS encoding histone H1, producing MATKTVAKKPAAAKKPAAAKKPAAAKKPAAAKKPAAAKKPAAAKKPAAAKKPTAAKKPAAAKKPAAAKKPAAAKKPTAAKKPAAAKKPAAAKKPTAAKKPAAAKKPAAKK from the coding sequence ATGGCTACAAAAACTGTTGCAAAGAAACCCGCCGCTGCTAAGAAGCCCGCTGCTGCTAAGAAGCCGGCCGCTGCTAAGAAGCCCGCTGCTGCTAAGAAGCCCGCCGCCGCTAAGAAGCCGGCCGCTGCTAAGAAGCCCGCTGCCGCTAAGAAGCCGACTGCTGCTAAGAAGCCGGCCGCTGCTAAGAAGCCCGCTGCTGCTAAGAAGCCCGCTGCCGCTAAGAAGCCGACTGCTGCTAAGAAGCCGGCCGCTGCTAAGAAGCCAGCCGCTGCTAAGAAGCCGACCGCTGCTAAGAAGCCGGCTGCCGCAAAGAAGCCGGCCGCCAAGAAGTAA
- the panB gene encoding 3-methyl-2-oxobutanoate hydroxymethyltransferase: protein MLTPEDIKAKKSKHEMISMITAYDFAFANIAEAAGIDQILVGDSLANTMLGYKSTREIGMTEMLIFTAAVCRGAPNTHVVADMPYLSDKDPQTAYDNARRLMDVGASSVKIEGTPAGVLEFLHEKGIPVCGHLGLLPQTAENFKQKGRTEEEARAIEEAAKFVEGLCFETVLEHIPEELGKKITDELSIPTIGIGGGKFTDGHVLVMHDALGMHPNKIPPFATKFADMYSVGVQGVKKYIESVKARM, encoded by the coding sequence ATGTTAACACCAGAAGATATCAAAGCAAAAAAATCCAAGCACGAAATGATTTCCATGATCACCGCCTACGACTTCGCTTTCGCAAACATTGCAGAAGCCGCCGGAATTGACCAGATTCTCGTAGGCGATAGCCTTGCAAACACAATGCTCGGTTACAAGAGCACGCGTGAAATCGGCATGACCGAAATGCTCATCTTCACAGCAGCCGTCTGCCGTGGCGCCCCAAACACTCACGTAGTCGCCGACATGCCCTACTTGAGCGACAAAGATCCGCAAACCGCTTACGACAACGCCCGCCGTCTCATGGATGTGGGAGCCTCTAGCGTAAAAATTGAAGGCACACCCGCTGGCGTTCTCGAGTTCTTGCACGAAAAAGGAATTCCCGTCTGCGGGCATCTTGGACTTTTACCGCAGACCGCAGAAAACTTCAAGCAGAAAGGCCGCACCGAAGAAGAAGCTCGCGCCATTGAAGAAGCGGCCAAGTTTGTTGAAGGACTTTGCTTCGAAACCGTTCTCGAGCACATTCCCGAAGAACTCGGCAAAAAAATCACCGACGAACTCAGCATTCCGACAATTGGCATTGGTGGTGGCAAGTTCACAGACGGTCATGTTCTCGTGATGCACGATGCCCTTGGCATGCACCCGAACAAGATTCCACCGTTCGCGACAAAGTTCGCAGACATGTATTCCGTTGGTGTTCAAGGAGTTAAGAAATACATCGAAAGTGTCAAGGCAAGAATGTAG
- the recO gene encoding DNA repair protein RecO: MIKTRAIVLHRFPYSDSSFIVKVLTEECGIVSFIVKGGKKKESPFRGALDPLSLSEVVFRQNPNTELQFIKEATLLDWHKDLRNDLLSLAKAQVITEMILRYAPQGVPLQEEFERLEQSLREFNETCGSSASASIAATSAESPSTNSATSAHKSNIFAQWLLDTCDMWGYNLDLETCSRCGKTLDKPAADFFPETGGFVCEHCLGVDTPRAKAETLNGLWALHRGQQIEHPEFTENALLTYLRHHIGFLKEIHSIKFLNETRKLFNYH, translated from the coding sequence ATGATCAAAACTCGTGCCATTGTCCTGCATCGCTTTCCGTACAGCGACTCTAGCTTTATCGTTAAAGTCCTGACGGAAGAATGCGGGATTGTTTCGTTCATCGTCAAGGGCGGCAAGAAAAAGGAATCCCCGTTCCGCGGGGCTTTGGATCCGCTCTCGTTGAGCGAAGTTGTCTTTCGGCAAAATCCGAATACCGAATTGCAGTTCATCAAGGAAGCGACGCTTCTCGATTGGCACAAGGACTTGCGAAACGATTTGTTGAGTCTCGCGAAAGCGCAGGTCATCACCGAGATGATTTTGCGCTACGCCCCGCAAGGGGTCCCCCTCCAAGAAGAATTCGAACGGCTGGAACAATCGCTCCGCGAATTCAACGAAACATGCGGCAGTTCCGCAAGCGCATCCATTGCCGCGACATCGGCTGAATCGCCTTCGACAAATTCCGCGACGTCCGCCCACAAATCAAATATTTTCGCGCAATGGCTCTTGGACACTTGCGACATGTGGGGCTACAATCTCGATCTTGAAACTTGCAGTCGTTGCGGTAAAACGCTCGACAAGCCCGCCGCAGACTTTTTCCCCGAAACTGGCGGATTCGTTTGCGAGCATTGTCTCGGTGTCGACACGCCCCGTGCAAAAGCGGAAACGCTAAACGGTCTTTGGGCACTTCACCGCGGGCAACAAATTGAGCATCCGGAATTTACGGAAAATGCGCTCCTCACCTACCTGCGCCACCACATCGGATTTCTGAAAGAAATCCACTCCATAAAATTCCTAAACGAAACAAGAAAATTGTTTAATTATCATTGA
- a CDS encoding histidine triad nucleotide-binding protein has product MSENCLFCKIIKGEIPSKKIYEDDDVFAFYDIAPQAPVHFLVVPKRHIATIMDMKPEDCELVGKMLYRAQLIAKDLGLEEGGARFVFNCKADAGQTVFHIHLHVVGGQEMGWPPFPAK; this is encoded by the coding sequence ATGAGTGAAAACTGCCTTTTCTGCAAAATCATCAAGGGTGAAATCCCTTCCAAGAAAATCTACGAAGACGACGATGTGTTCGCCTTCTACGACATCGCCCCGCAGGCACCGGTACACTTTTTGGTCGTGCCGAAGCGCCACATTGCAACCATCATGGACATGAAACCGGAAGATTGCGAACTCGTGGGCAAGATGCTCTACCGCGCACAGCTTATCGCGAAGGACCTCGGTCTCGAAGAAGGCGGGGCCCGCTTTGTGTTCAACTGCAAGGCTGATGCCGGTCAAACCGTGTTCCACATCCACCTACACGTCGTCGGCGGACAGGAAATGGGTTGGCCTCCGTTCCCGGCAAAATAA
- a CDS encoding lysophospholipid acyltransferase family protein — protein sequence MGKMLTVVFARVAYSVLKLAGWKKKTVLANVKHVTGAFPSGALNYDTLLKNLTKHVGELLFCFGTFKKLPHDVSAYPCRVDGWNFSLDESAIPVLEKMRNGGIFLTAHYGNYEAMGPWLCRLGIPLVASYIPVKPKWLNNILERKIRAVDGRSYSVDARTPRDFLRILNEGNLFCLLDDQDSRIPSAIEGTLLGQPVNVNPLPDFLLEHRPQTPIFICWMDEVGASSEKVRVLHAIEVASPAHSSPSVVNVQFNKWLEQRILENPNLWYSFTHRRFYSRSPEIYGE from the coding sequence ATGGGTAAAATGTTGACGGTGGTTTTTGCGCGGGTGGCTTACTCTGTGCTTAAACTTGCTGGCTGGAAAAAGAAAACGGTGCTTGCAAATGTAAAGCACGTGACCGGTGCATTTCCGTCGGGTGCCCTAAATTACGATACCCTTTTAAAGAATTTGACTAAACATGTTGGCGAACTGTTGTTTTGCTTTGGAACGTTCAAAAAATTGCCGCATGATGTTTCTGCTTACCCGTGTCGCGTGGACGGCTGGAATTTTTCGCTTGACGAATCTGCCATTCCTGTGCTTGAAAAAATGCGCAATGGTGGAATTTTTTTGACCGCGCACTATGGCAACTACGAGGCGATGGGACCGTGGCTTTGCCGCCTTGGAATCCCGCTAGTGGCAAGCTACATTCCCGTGAAACCGAAGTGGCTCAACAACATTCTCGAACGGAAAATCCGTGCGGTAGATGGTCGGAGTTATTCTGTGGACGCTCGGACGCCTCGCGACTTTTTGCGGATTTTAAACGAAGGCAATCTTTTCTGCCTGCTTGATGATCAGGACTCTCGTATTCCGAGCGCCATTGAAGGAACTTTGCTGGGGCAACCGGTAAATGTGAATCCGCTGCCGGACTTTTTGCTAGAACATCGTCCGCAGACTCCTATATTTATTTGCTGGATGGATGAGGTCGGCGCATCTTCGGAAAAGGTCCGCGTACTTCATGCGATAGAGGTTGCATCTCCGGCGCATTCTTCACCGAGCGTTGTCAACGTGCAATTCAACAAGTGGCTTGAACAGCGCATCCTCGAAAATCCGAATCTTTGGTACAGTTTCACACACCGTCGCTTTTACAGCCGTTCGCCAGAAATCTACGGAGAGTAA
- a CDS encoding SpoIIE family protein phosphatase: protein MNTSNLARVRSIAVLVLAAVLLEATTAFQYISTRRAITAQIKEMAQQDLTSANRTFEIKEITEAVIAGALPEVERLATLGQNDSLHKVLQHLIAVTPEIVGIDFAYRVGDDGVRNGYFTFRDDKTNEIKDTVIGFDYTERTWYREGLQGNGFWSEPYMSRYYVALMSTFSRPVRDNHGKTIAVIGADLPMRNLSAMAVQLYNNQQRSLFMVIVLQVLGILVLGFIIYRSIVSVRKLNKVSAEKDLMNRELGIANRIQTAMLPPPMPANDFVDIVGSQVPAKQVGGDFYDYFIRDGKLFFNIGDVCGKGIPAALIMSMTQAVFRTVASKEDNPAQIVHDMNVMASRGNTTGMFATLFVGVLDLATGRLRYSNAGHEKPIIVTGRKMRYLDVVANIPIGVDEDKEFNSQESDIDTDDIILLYTDGLTEAMNAGEELFGLKRVENTVSGEGDGAENRDLPSFDKSQQLLDTMSRAVSGFVNGAEQSDDLTMLVIKFVKKQIN, encoded by the coding sequence ATGAACACATCTAATCTTGCAAGAGTTAGGAGCATTGCGGTTCTTGTACTGGCGGCGGTACTGCTTGAAGCGACTACTGCTTTCCAGTATATATCTACGCGACGTGCAATTACGGCTCAGATTAAGGAAATGGCCCAGCAAGATTTGACGTCTGCTAACCGTACTTTTGAAATCAAGGAAATTACGGAGGCTGTCATTGCGGGTGCGTTACCGGAGGTCGAACGATTAGCGACTCTTGGTCAAAATGATTCTTTGCACAAAGTCTTGCAGCATTTGATAGCGGTTACTCCGGAAATTGTTGGAATTGATTTTGCTTATCGCGTGGGGGATGATGGCGTTCGCAACGGGTACTTTACTTTTAGGGATGATAAAACAAATGAAATTAAAGATACGGTTATAGGATTCGATTATACAGAGCGCACTTGGTATCGCGAAGGGTTGCAGGGAAATGGCTTTTGGAGTGAACCCTACATGAGCCGTTATTATGTGGCGCTTATGTCGACTTTCTCGCGCCCGGTGCGTGACAACCACGGCAAGACAATTGCCGTTATTGGTGCTGATCTTCCGATGCGTAATCTTTCTGCGATGGCTGTGCAGTTGTACAACAACCAGCAGCGTTCTCTGTTTATGGTTATCGTTTTGCAAGTCCTTGGAATACTTGTTCTCGGTTTTATTATATATCGCAGTATTGTCAGTGTCCGTAAACTGAACAAGGTTAGCGCCGAAAAAGACCTGATGAATAGGGAACTTGGCATTGCTAATAGAATCCAGACTGCGATGTTACCGCCTCCGATGCCTGCAAACGATTTCGTGGATATCGTCGGCAGTCAGGTCCCCGCAAAGCAAGTGGGTGGCGATTTTTATGATTATTTTATCCGTGACGGAAAGCTATTCTTTAATATTGGCGATGTTTGCGGTAAGGGAATTCCAGCTGCACTTATTATGTCGATGACGCAGGCCGTGTTCCGTACGGTTGCTTCTAAGGAAGATAATCCTGCGCAAATTGTTCACGACATGAATGTGATGGCTAGTCGAGGGAATACGACCGGCATGTTTGCTACGCTGTTTGTTGGCGTGCTCGACTTGGCAACAGGGCGTTTACGTTATAGCAATGCGGGCCACGAAAAGCCTATTATCGTGACGGGGCGAAAAATGCGCTATCTCGATGTTGTTGCCAATATTCCCATAGGTGTTGACGAAGATAAAGAATTTAATTCGCAGGAATCGGACATTGACACCGATGATATCATTTTACTTTATACCGATGGCCTTACCGAGGCTATGAACGCGGGCGAGGAACTGTTTGGCTTGAAACGGGTTGAAAATACGGTAAGCGGAGAAGGTGATGGTGCCGAGAACCGCGATTTACCATCGTTCGATAAGTCACAACAATTACTTGATACGATGTCTCGGGCTGTGTCTGGGTTTGTGAATGGTGCCGAACAAAGCGACGACCTCACGATGCTGGTGATAAAGTTTGTAAAAAAGCAGATAAATTAA
- a CDS encoding carbohydrate-binding domain-containing protein, producing MQIKKLPVIAVSAVLSFVACSDVSNPMEAAGNGYGGGVSSSSNDFLGFDLSSSSALFPGNELSSSSLVIPGNEFSSSSAVNPGNRLSSSSVFIPGNHSSSSVVIPSFGKSSSSISKPNNGTSSSSAFNPGNSGSGDDENDNEDARTLNGTQILLKVSGTTATVENNNGCVEVADKSATITCPGAYYVTGESSDFQVVVNTPGADKEGNTGIYLHNATLKSSNSPILVKNADKAVIHLVKGTTNVIEDGKGNHVFTTVNGKQDTAKAAIYSKDDMNIKGAGKLTVTANFKNGIQSSNDLKIKNGDITVVASDDGIKGKGSLEISGGTLNITAKAGDGLESDECIENNGAFKDTVAGKGYVEISGGNITIKGHKSGIKAANYILVSDSTEASTIKIESPNKGISAEKYIYVNGGTIDVKSDSSAIRTNWQVYMNGGDVTISTKKKGIHADSALYLKGSTINVVTSLEAIEAYQIFAEGGVTSVFATNDGWNGGGGPKNQNSSMAMFSESSGYITISGGYHYISVKGNMVDGLDANGTGKMTGGVVIVEITGQSYENGGGMGGGMGGGFNFGGGWGFPGMGGQQGGSDCGAYNFAGGLIDTDDGFTVSGGVLLAFGNYTMDVPGCTALTYNSSSYYGSDKAAFKPTYQGNYILYGGEVKSVAQVQTGGMKEIKFPNGLSYMYK from the coding sequence ATGCAAATCAAAAAGTTACCAGTGATAGCTGTTTCTGCAGTTTTGAGCTTTGTGGCTTGTTCTGATGTTTCCAATCCAATGGAGGCGGCCGGCAATGGATATGGTGGCGGCGTTTCCAGTTCTAGCAATGATTTTCTAGGCTTTGATTTATCAAGCTCTAGTGCATTATTTCCTGGTAATGAACTTTCTAGTTCAAGTCTCGTTATTCCGGGCAACGAATTTTCTAGTTCTAGCGCCGTGAATCCTGGTAATAGACTGTCGAGCTCTAGCGTTTTTATCCCCGGTAACCATTCAAGTTCCAGCGTGGTAATTCCAAGCTTTGGAAAGTCCAGTTCTAGCATTTCTAAGCCAAATAACGGAACTTCTAGTTCCAGTGCGTTCAATCCCGGCAATAGCGGTTCTGGCGATGACGAAAACGATAATGAAGATGCTCGTACCTTGAACGGCACGCAGATTCTTTTGAAAGTGTCGGGCACTACGGCAACAGTTGAAAACAACAATGGTTGCGTCGAAGTGGCTGACAAGAGTGCGACAATTACTTGCCCGGGCGCCTACTACGTGACCGGCGAATCCTCCGATTTCCAGGTTGTGGTGAATACTCCGGGTGCCGACAAAGAAGGCAATACCGGCATTTACCTCCACAATGCAACCTTGAAAAGCTCCAATTCCCCGATTCTTGTGAAGAATGCCGACAAGGCTGTTATTCATTTGGTCAAGGGTACGACTAACGTAATAGAAGATGGTAAGGGAAACCACGTATTTACTACAGTCAACGGTAAGCAAGATACCGCAAAGGCGGCCATCTATTCCAAGGATGACATGAATATCAAGGGTGCTGGCAAGTTGACGGTTACGGCAAACTTCAAGAACGGTATCCAATCCAGCAACGATCTTAAAATCAAGAACGGTGACATTACCGTGGTTGCAAGCGATGACGGTATCAAGGGCAAGGGCAGTCTCGAAATTTCGGGCGGTACCTTGAACATTACCGCCAAGGCAGGCGATGGTCTCGAAAGTGATGAATGCATCGAGAATAATGGCGCTTTCAAGGATACTGTTGCAGGCAAGGGCTATGTCGAGATTTCTGGTGGCAACATCACCATCAAGGGGCATAAGAGCGGCATCAAGGCGGCCAACTACATTCTCGTGAGCGATTCCACCGAAGCATCGACAATCAAGATTGAATCCCCAAACAAGGGCATCTCTGCCGAAAAGTACATCTATGTCAACGGTGGTACCATCGACGTGAAATCAGATTCTTCGGCGATTCGTACCAACTGGCAGGTTTACATGAACGGCGGTGACGTGACCATTTCGACAAAGAAGAAGGGCATTCACGCAGATTCCGCCCTGTACTTGAAAGGTTCCACGATTAACGTTGTTACATCTCTCGAAGCTATCGAGGCTTACCAAATTTTTGCCGAGGGCGGCGTGACCTCCGTTTTTGCAACTAACGACGGCTGGAATGGTGGTGGTGGCCCCAAGAACCAGAATAGTTCCATGGCCATGTTCAGCGAGAGCAGCGGCTATATCACCATCAGCGGCGGCTACCATTACATCAGCGTGAAGGGCAACATGGTCGATGGGCTAGATGCTAATGGTACTGGAAAAATGACCGGCGGTGTGGTGATTGTTGAAATTACCGGCCAGAGCTACGAAAATGGTGGCGGCATGGGCGGCGGTATGGGCGGTGGCTTCAATTTCGGCGGTGGCTGGGGCTTCCCGGGCATGGGTGGTCAGCAAGGTGGAAGTGATTGCGGCGCCTACAACTTTGCTGGGGGTCTCATTGATACCGATGACGGATTTACAGTTAGCGGAGGCGTTCTCCTCGCGTTTGGCAACTACACGATGGATGTTCCCGGATGCACCGCTTTGACCTACAATAGTAGCAGCTACTATGGTTCCGACAAGGCTGCATTTAAGCCGACTTATCAAGGCAATTATATTCTTTATGGAGGCGAAGTAAAGTCCGTGGCTCAGGTGCAAACTGGCGGCATGAAGGAAATCAAGTTCCCCAACGGCTTAAGCTACATGTACAAATAG
- a CDS encoding HAD family phosphatase — MTQKSKLQNYIFDLGGVLLDIRIQNAYERFVALGLPPAELEQGAEINKLMENYQLGWVSTQDFCKQVAAKCSAGTKPIDIEHAWNSICLDVAERKLEALRRLRKTDGVASVSLLSNTNELHWECCCKNWINANGNRLEDFFDKIFLSQELHLQKPNSEIFNTAIRELGASPAETIFLDDSPVNTAAAANCGLQTLTVTPDVDWIKALGI, encoded by the coding sequence ATGACGCAAAAATCCAAGCTCCAGAATTACATTTTTGATTTGGGCGGAGTCCTTTTGGACATCCGTATCCAAAACGCTTACGAACGCTTTGTCGCACTAGGATTACCGCCAGCAGAACTTGAGCAAGGCGCAGAAATCAACAAGCTCATGGAGAATTACCAACTCGGCTGGGTCAGCACACAGGATTTTTGCAAGCAAGTCGCGGCTAAATGTTCCGCAGGAACAAAGCCCATCGATATTGAGCATGCATGGAATTCCATTTGCTTGGACGTCGCAGAACGCAAACTAGAAGCGCTCCGTCGTTTACGCAAAACCGATGGCGTTGCTAGCGTTTCGCTATTGAGCAACACCAACGAATTGCACTGGGAATGTTGCTGCAAGAACTGGATCAACGCAAACGGGAACCGCCTCGAAGACTTTTTCGACAAGATTTTCTTGAGCCAAGAACTCCATTTGCAAAAGCCCAACTCCGAGATATTCAATACCGCCATTCGCGAACTCGGAGCCTCCCCTGCCGAAACGATATTCCTCGACGACAGCCCCGTCAACACCGCTGCTGCAGCTAATTGCGGACTACAAACACTTACAGTGACTCCGGATGTCGATTGGATCAAGGCTCTCGGAATTTAA
- a CDS encoding DUF975 family protein: MNALDTEQIKQTAWKKLSGKWTQACLGFLLFFIISIALDLPSLFFEDGTVGQALYNGIWGPIEWALTWVLDIGILAFYYDIVCNRPLYYKRIFSGFTHGFIYAVNAFCTQLLMSIFVVLWAFLLIIPGIMRAFSYSMSLYILIDHPEYSPLEAIKKSKEMMYGHRMELFILELRFIPWLLLSLITLGIALIWVVPYMSTACCEFYLQLKEKTEQQVPNEPEVIEATEA, translated from the coding sequence ATGAACGCTCTTGATACCGAACAAATCAAACAGACCGCATGGAAGAAATTAAGTGGCAAGTGGACACAAGCTTGCCTCGGATTCCTATTATTCTTCATCATCTCAATCGCACTTGATCTTCCGTCTTTATTCTTCGAAGATGGTACCGTAGGCCAAGCTTTATACAACGGCATTTGGGGACCTATAGAATGGGCTTTAACATGGGTTTTGGACATTGGTATTCTCGCATTCTATTATGACATTGTCTGTAACAGACCTTTATATTACAAGCGCATATTTAGCGGTTTTACTCATGGTTTCATTTACGCCGTCAATGCGTTCTGCACGCAGCTTTTAATGAGCATATTCGTTGTGCTCTGGGCTTTTCTCTTGATTATCCCCGGCATCATGAGAGCGTTCTCTTATTCAATGTCTTTATACATTCTCATTGACCATCCCGAATATTCACCTTTGGAAGCCATCAAGAAGAGTAAAGAAATGATGTACGGACACCGCATGGAATTATTCATCCTCGAACTGAGATTTATTCCATGGCTCCTTTTATCGCTTATCACTCTGGGCATTGCTTTAATTTGGGTGGTTCCCTACATGTCAACAGCCTGCTGCGAATTCTACTTGCAGTTAAAGGAAAAAACTGAACAGCAAGTACCAAACGAACCAGAAGTAATCGAAGCAACTGAAGCATAA
- a CDS encoding EI24 domain-containing protein, translating into MQKTVLSKSSQFKLGLTSYTKALRLIWANNLVRYLLIPVLLNIIVVVALVFSGMGIGDWINGIIERSVENMNGWIHAGMIAIKIILPIIFFALFIFIGGTIVNILMSPIYTFLSEKTETILTGKEFPFDMKQTIRDIWRAIRIAIRNTAKQLLLTVLCLLLNFIPVVGSVASIILIFIINAYYFGYGFMDYTYERWRLSPKESRQETHKLKFFAFTNGAIYSLPLYLFCGAFIAAFIGGVSTVAATISQLTLKEQSN; encoded by the coding sequence ATGCAAAAAACAGTTCTTTCAAAATCAAGCCAGTTCAAGCTCGGCCTTACCTCTTACACCAAGGCATTACGCCTTATTTGGGCAAACAATCTCGTTAGATATTTGCTGATTCCGGTTCTTTTGAACATTATCGTCGTTGTGGCTCTTGTATTTTCGGGCATGGGCATTGGCGACTGGATCAACGGCATCATCGAGCGCAGCGTTGAAAACATGAACGGTTGGATTCACGCAGGCATGATAGCCATCAAGATTATTCTACCGATTATTTTCTTTGCGCTGTTTATCTTTATCGGCGGAACGATTGTCAACATATTGATGTCGCCTATTTACACGTTCCTTTCGGAAAAGACCGAAACGATTCTGACCGGGAAAGAATTTCCCTTTGACATGAAACAAACTATTCGCGACATCTGGCGAGCCATCCGCATCGCCATTCGCAATACAGCAAAGCAACTTTTGCTCACCGTACTTTGCCTTCTGCTGAATTTTATACCCGTTGTCGGAAGCGTAGCCTCTATTATCTTGATTTTCATTATCAACGCGTACTATTTCGGATACGGTTTCATGGACTACACCTACGAACGTTGGCGTTTATCACCCAAAGAAAGCCGTCAAGAAACTCACAAACTAAAATTCTTTGCTTTTACGAATGGTGCAATCTATTCATTACCGCTTTACCTGTTCTGCGGAGCGTTTATCGCCGCGTTCATCGGAGGCGTTTCGACCGTTGCAGCAACAATTTCGCAACTTACTCTAAAAGAACAATCCAATTAA